The following nucleotide sequence is from Micromonospora sp. WMMD1120.
CGACGGCTGCATGTCCACCAACGACACGGTGTTGCTGCTGTCCAGCGGCGCGAGCGGGATCGAGCCGACGCCGGCTGAGCTGGCCGCGGCGGTCACCGCGGCCTGTCACGACCTGGCCCAGCAGTTGGTGGCCGACGCCGAGGGCGCCACCAAGCAGGTCGCCATCGACGTGGTCGGCGCGGCCACCGAGGACGAGGCGGTCGAGGTGGGTCGCACGGTGGCCCGCAACAACCTGGTCAAGACCGCGTTGTTCGGCAACGACCCCAACTGGGGTCGGATCCTCGCCGCCGTCGGCACGACCGCCGCGGCGTTCGAGCCGGACGAGGTGGACGTGGCGGTCAACGGGGTGTGGGTGTGCCGGCGCGGCGCCGCCGCCGAGGACCGCTCGAAGGTGGACCTCACCGGGCGGGACGTGACGATCCGGATCGACCTGCACGCCGGCGACGCGGAGGCGACGATCTGGACCAACGACCTCTCCCACGCGTACGTGCACGAGAACTCGGCGTATTCAACGTGAGCGCGAGGAACGCAGCGCAGCGGAGTCCCGCAGTCGCGAACGGAAGGTGGGCACGGTGAGCGCGAGGAACGCAGCGCAGCGGAGTCCCGCAGTCGCGAACGGAAGGTGGGCACGGTGAGCGCGAGGAACGCAGCGCAGCGGAGTCCCGCAGTCGCGAACGGAAGGTGGGCACGGTGAGCGCGAGGAACGCAGCGCAGCGGAGTCCCGCAGTCGCGAACGAAGGGCCGGCACTGTGAGCTTGAGTAGCGACCTGGCCCGTGCCCAGGTCAAGGCCGAGACGCTGATCGAGGCGCTGCCCTGGTTGGCGCGCTTCTCCGGCTCCACGGTCGTGGTCAAGTACGGCGGCAACGCCATGATCGACCCGGAGTTGCAGCGGGCGTTCGCGGCGGACATGGTCTTTCTGCGTTACGTCGGCCTCAAGCCGGTGGTGGTGCACGGTGGCGGTCCGCAGATCTCCGCGATGCTGGGGCGGCTCGGCATAGCCAGCGAGTTCCGGGGTGGTCTGCGGGTGACCACCGCCGAGGCGATGGACGTCGTCCGGATGGTGCTGGTCGGGCAGGTGGGTCGGGAGCTGGTCGGGTTGATCAACTCGCACGGCCCGTACGCGGTCGGCCTCTCCGGCGAGGACGCCCGGCTGTTCACCGCGGTGCGCCGCCCGGCGTACGTGGACGGGATGCCTGTCGACGTCGGCCAGGTCGGGGACGTCGAGTCGGTGGACGTGTCGGCGGTGACCGACCTGATCGAGGCGGGCCGGATTCCGGTGATCTCCACGGTGGCGCCGGACGCGGAGGGGGTGCTGCACAACCTCAACGCGGACACGGCCGCCGCGGCGCTGGCCGTGGCGTTGCGGGCGCGGAAGCTCGTCGTGCTCACCGACGTGTCCGGCCTGTACGCCGACTGGCCGGACACCACCAGCCTGGTCTCCGAGATCGCCGCGGACGACCTGGCCAAGCTGCTACCCAGTCTGGAGTCGGGGATGGTGCCGAAGATGGAGGCCTGCCTGCGGGCGGTGCGTGGGGGAGTGCCGGCCGCGCACGTCGTCGACGGCCGGGTGGCGCACTCCACGTTGCTCGAGGTGTTCACCTCGGAAGGGTTCGGGACGATGGTGGTGCCGGGAGACGGGATGGTCGGGTCGTGAGCACGTTGGCGCAGCGCTGGTCCCAGTCCATGATGGACAACTACGGCACCCCGCCGCTGGCGCTGGTCTCCGGCGCCGGCGCCGTCGTCGTCGACGAGGCCGGTCGGGAATACCTCGACCTGGTCGGCGGCATCGCGGTGAACGCCCTCGGGCACGCCCACCCGGCGGTGGTGGCGGCGGTGTCGAAGCAGGTCGCGACCCTCGGGCACGTCTCCAACCTCTACGTCGCCGAGCCGCCGGTGGCCCTGGCCGAGCTGCTGTTGGCGCTCGCCGGCCGCCCCGGCCGGGTCTTCTTCGCCAACTCGGGCGCGGAGGCGAACGAGGCGGCGTTCAAACTGTCCCGGCTCACCGGCCGCAGTCAGGTGGTGGCCACCCGGGGTGGCTTCCACGGCCGCACCATGGGCGCGCTCGCCCTGACCGGTCAGCCGGCCAAGGTCGACCCGTTCCGGCCGCTGCCCGGCGAGGTGACCCACGTCGACTACGGCGACGTCGCTGCCCTCGACGCGGCGGTCTCCGACGCCACCGCCATGGTCATCCTGGAGCCCATCCAGGGGGAGAACGGCGTGCTGGT
It contains:
- the argB gene encoding acetylglutamate kinase; this translates as MSLSSDLARAQVKAETLIEALPWLARFSGSTVVVKYGGNAMIDPELQRAFAADMVFLRYVGLKPVVVHGGGPQISAMLGRLGIASEFRGGLRVTTAEAMDVVRMVLVGQVGRELVGLINSHGPYAVGLSGEDARLFTAVRRPAYVDGMPVDVGQVGDVESVDVSAVTDLIEAGRIPVISTVAPDAEGVLHNLNADTAAAALAVALRARKLVVLTDVSGLYADWPDTTSLVSEIAADDLAKLLPSLESGMVPKMEACLRAVRGGVPAAHVVDGRVAHSTLLEVFTSEGFGTMVVPGDGMVGS